Proteins encoded together in one Diceros bicornis minor isolate mBicDic1 chromosome 18, mDicBic1.mat.cur, whole genome shotgun sequence window:
- the LOC131417918 gene encoding LOW QUALITY PROTEIN: histone H2A.N (The sequence of the model RefSeq protein was modified relative to this genomic sequence to represent the inferred CDS: inserted 2 bases in 1 codon), with product MKLVKCQYFICLRGLRFPKKTTNYILAKKKYEWTSSAVGKKRRRKKKEAYFSYMGKILEQTYPDFSGCSWVLDALGXLEAWRLEWVSLEAVRLSFCNHRRAVTSREILEAVKWRSSWKSF from the exons ATGAAGCTGGTGAAATGCCA GTACTTCATTTGCTTACGTGGCCTAAGATTCCCTAAGAAGACTACAAATTATATTCTAGCCAAAAAGAAGTATGAGTGGACCAGCTCAGCCgttgggaagaagaggaggaggaagaagaaggaggccTATTTTAGTTACATGGGGAAAATCCTAGAGCAA ACCTACCCAGACTTCAGTGGGTGCTCCTGGGTCTTGGATGCACTGGG TCTGGAGGCTTGGCGGCTGGAATGGGTCAGCCTGGAGGCGGTTAGGCTGTCCTTCTGCAACCACAGGAGAGCCGTCACCAGCAGAGAGATCCTTGAAGCAGTCAAGTGGAGATCCTCTTGGAAGAGCTTTTGA